The sequence TACGAATTCCGCGACCCGGTAGCTGACTATCTGTGTGTTAAGGCTTCCACGACCTTGGCCTACTTCGATCCGGCAACTTCTCGGGTGCAGCGTTTAAGCCCCGAGCAGCGGGCCGGGCTCAGTGCATATGAAGGGGCCGGCACCTTCTCGAAGTAACCTCTTTTCCACCTGTCAATTAGGATTGATCTATCTACCCTTATTAGGACAGGAAGTGGTTTTGTGTCTCAGCCAACTGGTGGTGGCCCGCAAGCTGGAGGTCGTCCGGCGCGCCCTCAGGTCGTATTACAGGTCCTCAAGCGCGAGGAAATCGCTCCTCATCTGGTGCGACTGACTCTTGGCGGTCCGGGGATGAGCGACTTCGTTGATAAGCCGGTGACTGACCGCTACGTGAAATTCCTGTTCGCCAAGCCCGAGCTGGAACTCGAACTGCCCTATGACATGGAGGCATTGCGCGCGCAATTGGCACCAGAAGACATGCCGGTTCGCCGCACCTACACCGTGCGTCGCAGCGACCTGCAGGCAAGCACCATCGAAGTTGATTTTGTTGTGCACGGTGATGAAGGCCTAGCCGGTCCGTGGGCACGCGACGCGCAGATTGGATCCTCCATCTGCTTCTCTGGTCCCGGTGGAATGTTTGTCCCCAGGGACGAGTTTGATTTCCATTTCTTTGCGGGAGATGAAACCGCTATTCCGGCCATCGCTGCCTCTTTGGAAGCCATGTCTGCGCAGATGACCGGGCTGGTGATCATCGAAGTTGCTGATCAGGCCGATGAGATGCAATTGCAAGCACCTGCCGGCGTGGAAGTCCGCTGGATTCACCGCAATGCTGCATTCACCCCTGAAACGACCATCTTGGATTCGTCTGTCCGGCAGATTCCTTGGCCGGGCGGACGGGTGCAGGTCTTCGCTCACGGTGAGCGCGAGGTCATGAAGAAATTGCGTGCCTATTTCTATGACGAGCGTGGCGTTGATCGTCGCGATATGTCGTTGTCTGCCTACTGGGCCTTTGGTCGTGCCGAAGATGCTTTCCAAGCTGAAAAGCGTACCGAGGTAGGCAAAATTTTCGCTGACTAGCCTACTGGCGCCGCCTGTTCGGCATGATTAGTCACACCTAATCTAAATGTCGAAAAATTACGTAATTAGCCCTTGACGTTATTAGTGGTTCTTGGGTTATGCTTATTCCAGAGCTTCTCCCGTGTGTGGTCGGGAGAAGCGTCAAGCTTGACCGATAATAATCGGCTAGTTCACCGCCTATCGAGGGTGCTCTCCTCGAAGCGGTGTATGGCGTAGCCGGCTTGAATTAGGGGAATGGGAATCTGCTGACCTGCTCAGTCGGCCGATTCATCAGAAAAGGGAACTTGCCAGGATTGCACACCTTGGTAGGTTCCCTTTTCGTGCGTTGAGCTAGCTGGCGTCAAAGGACCAAAGCAGCAATGTAGCTAAGGAACCCGTGCCAACTGGAGGCGGAGAAACGGCCAGGCCGCTATCGTGAAGCTTTCTAAGAGCACGGCGGACGACAAGATCTGATTCGAGGAAGATCTCCGGATCCCTCAGCCCCCGCAATGCGACATAGTTCCGCGTCCACGGGCCTACTCCACGTAGCCCTTGGAGCTCATCCAAGAATTCGGGGCCATTCGAAAGCAGGAGCTGGCCATGGGCTTGGAACCAGGCGGCTACCGTATGAAGCGTCGTTGCCCGCGCAAGAGGGCAACGGATGATCTCTCGCAATTCCTCGGGCGTGCAGGCGGCAGTAGCGCTGGCAGTGGGGAAGGCTCGAAGGCCTGAACTATGCAGCTGGCCCAATGCGCCGACATAGCGGCTGCCCAGGGTACGCGCCGCCGCCAAGGAAATCTGTTGTCCGATGACCGTGGTGGCTAGAGCCTCGAAGTGATCCGGGTAGCTAATCAAGCGCAAGGAAGGGAAAGCGGCAGCTAGCGATCGGTAGCAAGAAATGGCGTTCAGCGCCTCGTAGGAATCGCTGGTGTCTTGCTGCACGCCGAACCAATAATTAATGACCTCCGAGATGTGCAGACTAAATTCCGTTGGCGCGTCGTGGGAGAGCCGAATACCTGAGGGAGTCAGCTCCAAGGTCACTTCGACGAGCCGGCCCTTCACCTGCAGTACGCGTTGGAGTCGGGCGGCAGGCTCGTCCAAGCGCTCCTGGACAGGAAGCGAATGCAGCTTCAAGACCGCCAGTGCATGGCTTACATCCAATGTCCCCGTCGCGGGCAGGTGCATATCCATCATTTCAGGCCCAAATGCCTGAAGAGCCGCGGCGGTGGGAGCCAACCAGATGGGTGTCCACCATGCCGATTGCTTCCATTAATGCGTACATGGTCGTTGGGCCGACAAATTTGAATCCGCGCTTTTTCAGTTCCTTGGCCAGCGCCTTGGATTCTGGGCTTTGTGTCGGCACTTCAGAAAAAGAATGCGGAGCTGGTGTCTGCTCTGGTTTGAATGACCATACGAAGTCCGGCAGCCCGCCCTCTTCCCGCAACATCAAGGTTGCTTCAGCATTGGCGATTGTGGCACGGATTTTGAGCCTGTTGCGCACAATCCCGGCATCGTTCATCAATCGCTCAAAATCATCTTCGGTGAACAATGCGACCTGCTCCGGAGCGAATCCAGCGAAGGCTTGGCGGAATGATTCTCGTTTGGAAAGGATGATGGCCCAGGACAGGCCTGACTGGAAGCATTCAAGGCTGAGGCGTTCGAACAAGCCCGCTTCGGACGTGATTGGCATGCCCCATTCTTGGTCGTAGTACGTACGGAGCATGTCATTTGATGCTGCCCAGCGTGGTCGTGCCAATCCGTCTTTGCCAACGATGAGATCTTCAGTCATATTTTCATCTTGCCATTCATCAGCAATCGCGTCAGATCATGAAGCGTTTCATTTAATGGCAATCTCACCTATGATCGTTATATGGCGATAATAGAGTCAAATGTCGATGTATTGGAAGTGCGTAGCAGTAAGCTGCAACTTGCCGCGCTCTTCCACGCCCTGGCAGACCCCACGCGGCTGCTGATCTTGGAGCATCTGCATACCGGGGAGCACAAGGTCAAAGAACTGACCGAGCACTTGGGCCTTGCCCAAAGCACCGTCAGCGCCCACCTTGCCTGCCTGAAAGACACCGGCTTGGTGAACGTCAGAAGCCAGGGGCGTTCCAGCATTTATTCGCTGAGCCAAGGCGAAGCGCTCGACGCCTTGACCGACTCTGCCATGGCACTCATTGCCAAAGACCTGGCACCTCATCATTGGCACGAAGCCCACAGCACCGATGAAGCAGGAGGCTGAGCATGGGACATAATCATTCCCACGGGCACTCCCACGATCATTCCGCAGCGAATCGAACCCGCCTGGCTTGGGCCTTTGCCATCACCGCACTGATTCTGATCGCAGAAGTCATTGGCGCAATCATCACCAATTCGCTGGCTTTGCTGGTGGACGCGGCACATATGCTCACCGATACCCTCGGACTTTTGCTTGCGCTGACCGCCGCCAACCTGATCATGCGCAAGCCAACGACCAACCGCACCTGGGGATTCCGCCGTGCAGAAGTCCTTTCTGCCACCTTCCAGTCAGCATTGCTGCTGGCAGTGGGCGTCTACGCGGCAATCGATGCAGTGCGCAGGCTCTTCACCCCAGCAGAAGTCCAACCCGCCGGATTGCTGCTCTTTGGCATCATCGGGCTGCTGGGCAACGTTATTTCCATGTGGATCATTTCCGCAGGAAGAGACAGCAACCTGAACATGCGTGCGGCCTTCCTTGAAGTCGTCAATGACGCCTTGGGATCGGTGGCCGTGATCATCGCTGCGGTAGTTATTTCTTTCACCGGCTGGATGCGCGCAGATTCCATCGCGGCTCTGGTGATCAGTGCCCTGATTGTTCCACGCGCAGTGAAGCTGCTGGGCGAAACAACGCATATCCTGCTCGAATCCACGCCAAGGGGATTAGATCTGCTTGCAGTTCGCGAGCACTTGGAAGCCTTGCCGGGAGTGATCGCGGTACATGACTTGCATGCCAGCCAGATCGCCTCCAACCTGCCGGTGCTCACCGCCCATGTGGTGGTTGAAGACTCCTTCTTCTCCGCCGGGGTAGCAGGTGGACTTCTCCGGGATTTGCAGCAGTGCGTGGCAAGCCATTTCACGGTGAGCATTGAGCACTCGACCTTCCAGATTGAGCCGGCATCTCACCGCAGTACCGAGCATGAACACGGCTGCTAAGCGCGTCTCTGAAGGTGGAGCTCAACTTCCGGCTAGCTCATACCTTGGTATGACGTACCCCGGCAAAGTACGTCCTGCTGGTGGATGCACGGTTGGCTAGGGATTTCATAGTCTTTTACTATGACTTCTGAAACTCTGTCGAAAACTGAATATGCGGTCGCAGCACGCGGCCTGACCAAGACCTACGGACATGGCACCACCCGAGTTGAGGCCCTTCGAGACGTCAACGTCTCCTTTGAACGATCACGCTTTACCGCCATCATGGGCCCGTCGGGGTCTGGCAAATCCACGCTGATGCACTGCTTAGCGGGTCTAGACAGCGCAGACTCCGGCGAAATTATCATCGGCGGCAAGAACCTGCTGGATTTGAGCGATGACCAGCTGACCGAAATGCGTCGCGAACAGATTGGCTTTGTCTTCCAATCCTTCAACCTCGTACCAACCATCAGCGCCAAGGACAATATCTTGCTGCCGATGTCGCTTGCCGGCAAGAAGCACGACCGCAACTGGTTCAACACCGTCATTGACGCGTTGGGGTTGGGCGATAGGCTGAACCACAAGCCGCATGAGCTCTCCGGCGGCCAGCAGCAACGCGTTGCCGTGGCCCGAGCCCTGCTGACACGACCAGAAGTTGTCTTCGGTGATGAGCCAACCGGCAACCTCGACTCGCGCACCGGTGCAGAAGTGCTCTCCTTGATGCGTACTTCCACCCGTGAGATGGGACAGACCATCATCATGGTGACCCACGATCCGGTGGCCGCGTCTTATGCAGACACTGTGCTGTTGATGAAAGACGGCATTATTGTCGGATCCATCCAGGAGCCAACCGTGGCTACCGTGACCGAGGCGCTCGCCTCCCTGGCGGAGTAATCAATGCTGCATGTAGCCCTTTCGAACATCAAGACCTATGCGCGGCGCTATATTGCCGTCATCCTGGCCGTAGCCATTGGCACCGCATTCCTAGCCGCTACCCTGTCGGTGAATTCCTCTACCCAAGCAACCTTGAAGAATTCGCTGGGCGACGCCTATAAGAATGCGGATCTGGTGGCCTATCCCGATTGGGACTTGGCTTCCGACGGGCAAGATCCCACCGCCTTGAGCCTGAAAGATGTCAAAGAAGTCCAGAACCTGTCCGCGGTAACCACGGCCTACGGGCTGGGGTATGTCGATGGACTGCTGCGCACCGCAGATGACAGCTATGGCGTTTCGATGCAGCCGGTGGACCCCGATCAAGGGCTGGGCGGCATGGAATTGCTCGAAGGCCGTGCACCACAGGGATCAAACGAGATCATCATCGATGCTGCCCACGCCAAGGACATGGGAACGTCCATCGGTGATGTTGTGGCCCTGGAAAATGGCGCCGCCTCAGCAGAGAACTACACCATCGTCGGCATCCAGCGTTCAACCACCAACCCGCGGACTTCAGCCTATGCTTTGGCCGGCATGAGCGAACAAGCGTGGAAGCACTTTGCCGGAGAACAACCGCTAATCTCGGAAATCGTCGTCAACACCGATGGCTCTGAAGCGGCTTTGCAAGAACAACTGGAAAAGCTGTTTGCCGACAAGAAAATGACTGACATTGCCGTGATGAGCGCCGATGAAAAGGTGCTGAACGAGGTTGCCCAGCTCACCGGCGGTACCGATCAGCTCAGCGTGATCCTGCTGGTCTTCGCGCTGATTGCGCTGGTAGTCACCGGGCTGGTCGTCGTCAACACCTTCGCCGTGGTGATTGCCCAGCGCACACGCGAGCTGGCACTGCTGCGCATCTTGGGTGCCAAACGCAAGCAGATCCGAAGCTCCGTACTCATCGAAGCCCTGGTCATCGGCATTCTCGCATCCATTCTCGGCGTATTGCTGGCCGTCGTCCTGATGTTTGGACTGATCCAGCTGCTGCACGTGTTGGTGCCAGAAATGTCCTATGCGACATTGGCCCTGACTCCGCAGGGACTGGCCATTCCAATTCTCGTCGGTGTGCTGATGACCGTCATCGCAGCGAGCCTTCCGGCCCGACGGGCCATGAAGCTTGCGCCGCTGGCCGCCTTGCGTCCCTTCGATGCTGCCAGCGTGAAGAACCGTGCAGGCAAGGCCCGAATCATTTTCGGCATACTGTTCCTGCTGGCTGGTGCAAGCTTGCTGGCATATGGCGCATTCAAGGGGGATCTGATCATTGCCTTCCTGGGCGGTCTGGTTTCCTTCCCAGGGATCTTGATGCTGGCCTCCCTCTTCGTCCCGAGCAGCGTGTCCGGGATTGGCAAGGCAGTGGCGGGCAAGTCAACTGCCGGAAAGCTTGCGGCCCTGAATGCGGTGCGCAACCCGGGGCGAACCACCGCGACAGCAACTGCACTGCTCATTGGCGTCACTTTGGTGTCCATGATCATGGTCGGCGGCCAGACCGCCAAAGCCAGCTTGAACAACGCGGTGGCCGCAGAATTTCCGGTGGACATGATGGTCTCCTTCTATGACCGGAAGGTTTCGGATTCCGAGATCAAGAGCATGCTCGAAAAGATCGGTGAAGTCGAAGGGATCACCGCTGGCTCCAGCTTCACCTCCGCATACGCAGACGTGGATATGGGAACCGGAGAAATGTACAACTCAGAGATCATGTCCGTTGATCCTGAAGGTTTCGCCGAAGTAGCGCTGGACCCGGACATCGTGCCGGCTGACGGAGAAATCGTTTATGTGCTGAGCAATCCGGAAAATCCGACGGTGAAAATTGGTGATCAAACGCTGAAGGTGAAGAAGACCGAGGCGATGCTCTCAGGCAATATCGTCACCGAGCAGACATTCGACAAGCTGGAAGTTGAAGAAGCTAACCAGTACACGGGGATTTTGCTCAAGGTGGATTCCGACGTCCGCGCCTCGGCAGTCAACGACTTGGTCACGAAGATTTCTGCGATCACCGGCGTTGAGTCCTCGATGATCAACGGTGGCCTGGTCATGAAATCGATGTTCTCCCAGATCATCGACGTGCTGCTGATGATTGTCTCGGCTCTGCTGGCGGTAGCTGTACTCATTGCCCTGATCGGTGTGGCCAACACCTTGAGCCTGTCGATCCTGGAACGCACTCGGGAGAACTCCCTGCTGCGTGCCTTGGGGCTCAAAAAGAAGCAACTGCGCGGGATGCTGGCAACAGAAGCCGTACTGATAGGTGGGGTTGCGGCCTTGCTCGGCCTGGTCCTTGGTGTTGTCTACGGATTGCTGGGCGCCCGCTCGGCGCTTGCATCCATGGGAGAGATGACTTACGAGATCCCATGGTTGCAGCTCGCGCTGGTCCTGCTGATCAGCATCGTGGCCGCACTACTGGCTTCGGTAACTCCCGGCCGGCGTGCAGCGAAGCTGTCACCGGTTGAGGGATTGGCTGTTGAATAGCCCGTAGCCGGCGCATGGGAATGGTTCTGAAGCCTAGGCTTTCAGGACCATTCCCATTTTCGGTGGTCATAGCAATACGCAATAGGCTATTGATATGAATATTGAACTCACTCGATTCAGGGTACTGCCTGGCAAAATCTCGGTGGTCAACGAATGGCTGGATTTCTTGAACAGCAACATGCCTGCGGTACTTGAAACCTTGGAAGGTGAAAAGATGTATGTCGAGACGATCTTCAGTGAAACTTTGGATGGTGTCGATTACCTGTATTGGTACAGCATCCAAGGTGAAGGCGGCATCGCCGTACAGGGCTCTGCACATGAAATCGACAAGGTGCATTTGCAGTACTGGAAGCAGTGCATCGATCCGGATTTCGCACCGCAAGAACTCGCCCCACGAGTCGTGATGATCCCAGAGCGCGTTCAGCACAGCATGGCGTAGTAGCGAACAGTCAAAAGCAAGAGGTCCAGAACTCGCCGAAGCGAGTTCTGGACCTCTTGCATCTGTTCTGGGGAACTAGCTGCGCAGGGTAATCGTCGTAGCCATCGCGGGGGAGCGACCAGTGGTCACGAAGCCCGAAATGTTTGAACCGGGGTGCTTGATGATGTCGGTGATGGATCCCAGATGGCGGCTCAGATCGATCTTGTCTTCTGGGGCAGCGAGCACCAGATGGAAACCGAACTCCTGCAACGCACGTATGCCTGCTGCGGCATATTCTGAGTTGGCCTGGATGAACGCTTCATCAATCATCACGGTGCCGTAGGAAGTGAACCCGGCCGAAGCAAAGCCCAGCTGGTAAGCCAAAGCAGCACCCATGATGAAGGACGTGAAGCGCTGGCCTTCACCGCCGGAGAGCGTTCCTGGCTCCAAACCAGTCTCGACCTCGCCATTGGATTTGTGCTCATTGCAGCTAATCATTACATGCTGGCGGACATCGAGTACGGTCGATCGCCAAGAGGCCATCGCCGGGTCGCTAAGCGCGGTGACCAGAGATTCCAAAGCTTGGTACGAACTGGCCAACGTGGACTCGTCCTTGGTGGTGTAAGCCTCCTGCAGGGCATCCTTCAATTCCTTGCGGAAGGTACCTGCCTCAACAGGAATTGATTGAGTCGCTTCCAAGCGGAGAACTGATCCATGCTCAAAAGTCACCTCGGACAGAATCTGGTTCAACGGCTTGATGCGTTCGGAAATCATCCGGCGCTCTTCATCCAGCAACTGCAAGAGATCGCTGAAGCGTTCATAAGACCGGTTTGCGAAGTATTCACGGAACTGCGCCTCATGATGCGGAAGGCCGTCAGCCACAATCTGGTCATGCAGCTGTGCATAGTGCCCAGCAGCTTCAGCGGTG comes from Glutamicibacter arilaitensis Re117 and encodes:
- a CDS encoding siderophore-interacting protein, with translation MSQPTGGGPQAGGRPARPQVVLQVLKREEIAPHLVRLTLGGPGMSDFVDKPVTDRYVKFLFAKPELELELPYDMEALRAQLAPEDMPVRRTYTVRRSDLQASTIEVDFVVHGDEGLAGPWARDAQIGSSICFSGPGGMFVPRDEFDFHFFAGDETAIPAIAASLEAMSAQMTGLVIIEVADQADEMQLQAPAGVEVRWIHRNAAFTPETTILDSSVRQIPWPGGRVQVFAHGEREVMKKLRAYFYDERGVDRRDMSLSAYWAFGRAEDAFQAEKRTEVGKIFAD
- a CDS encoding ABC transporter permease codes for the protein MLHVALSNIKTYARRYIAVILAVAIGTAFLAATLSVNSSTQATLKNSLGDAYKNADLVAYPDWDLASDGQDPTALSLKDVKEVQNLSAVTTAYGLGYVDGLLRTADDSYGVSMQPVDPDQGLGGMELLEGRAPQGSNEIIIDAAHAKDMGTSIGDVVALENGAASAENYTIVGIQRSTTNPRTSAYALAGMSEQAWKHFAGEQPLISEIVVNTDGSEAALQEQLEKLFADKKMTDIAVMSADEKVLNEVAQLTGGTDQLSVILLVFALIALVVTGLVVVNTFAVVIAQRTRELALLRILGAKRKQIRSSVLIEALVIGILASILGVLLAVVLMFGLIQLLHVLVPEMSYATLALTPQGLAIPILVGVLMTVIAASLPARRAMKLAPLAALRPFDAASVKNRAGKARIIFGILFLLAGASLLAYGAFKGDLIIAFLGGLVSFPGILMLASLFVPSSVSGIGKAVAGKSTAGKLAALNAVRNPGRTTATATALLIGVTLVSMIMVGGQTAKASLNNAVAAEFPVDMMVSFYDRKVSDSEIKSMLEKIGEVEGITAGSSFTSAYADVDMGTGEMYNSEIMSVDPEGFAEVALDPDIVPADGEIVYVLSNPENPTVKIGDQTLKVKKTEAMLSGNIVTEQTFDKLEVEEANQYTGILLKVDSDVRASAVNDLVTKISAITGVESSMINGGLVMKSMFSQIIDVLLMIVSALLAVAVLIALIGVANTLSLSILERTRENSLLRALGLKKKQLRGMLATEAVLIGGVAALLGLVLGVVYGLLGARSALASMGEMTYEIPWLQLALVLLISIVAALLASVTPGRRAAKLSPVEGLAVE
- a CDS encoding ArsR/SmtB family transcription factor is translated as MAIIESNVDVLEVRSSKLQLAALFHALADPTRLLILEHLHTGEHKVKELTEHLGLAQSTVSAHLACLKDTGLVNVRSQGRSSIYSLSQGEALDALTDSAMALIAKDLAPHHWHEAHSTDEAGG
- a CDS encoding DNA-3-methyladenine glycosylase I, with product MTEDLIVGKDGLARPRWAASNDMLRTYYDQEWGMPITSEAGLFERLSLECFQSGLSWAIILSKRESFRQAFAGFAPEQVALFTEDDFERLMNDAGIVRNRLKIRATIANAEATLMLREEGGLPDFVWSFKPEQTPAPHSFSEVPTQSPESKALAKELKKRGFKFVGPTTMYALMEAIGMVDTHLVGSHRRGSSGIWA
- a CDS encoding cation diffusion facilitator family transporter, which produces MGHNHSHGHSHDHSAANRTRLAWAFAITALILIAEVIGAIITNSLALLVDAAHMLTDTLGLLLALTAANLIMRKPTTNRTWGFRRAEVLSATFQSALLLAVGVYAAIDAVRRLFTPAEVQPAGLLLFGIIGLLGNVISMWIISAGRDSNLNMRAAFLEVVNDALGSVAVIIAAVVISFTGWMRADSIAALVISALIVPRAVKLLGETTHILLESTPRGLDLLAVREHLEALPGVIAVHDLHASQIASNLPVLTAHVVVEDSFFSAGVAGGLLRDLQQCVASHFTVSIEHSTFQIEPASHRSTEHEHGC
- a CDS encoding DUF6176 family protein; this encodes MNIELTRFRVLPGKISVVNEWLDFLNSNMPAVLETLEGEKMYVETIFSETLDGVDYLYWYSIQGEGGIAVQGSAHEIDKVHLQYWKQCIDPDFAPQELAPRVVMIPERVQHSMA
- a CDS encoding DNA-3-methyladenine glycosylase family protein, which codes for MHLPATGTLDVSHALAVLKLHSLPVQERLDEPAARLQRVLQVKGRLVEVTLELTPSGIRLSHDAPTEFSLHISEVINYWFGVQQDTSDSYEALNAISCYRSLAAAFPSLRLISYPDHFEALATTVIGQQISLAAARTLGSRYVGALGQLHSSGLRAFPTASATAACTPEELREIIRCPLARATTLHTVAAWFQAHGQLLLSNGPEFLDELQGLRGVGPWTRNYVALRGLRDPEIFLESDLVVRRALRKLHDSGLAVSPPPVGTGSLATLLLWSFDAS
- a CDS encoding ABC transporter ATP-binding protein; protein product: MTSETLSKTEYAVAARGLTKTYGHGTTRVEALRDVNVSFERSRFTAIMGPSGSGKSTLMHCLAGLDSADSGEIIIGGKNLLDLSDDQLTEMRREQIGFVFQSFNLVPTISAKDNILLPMSLAGKKHDRNWFNTVIDALGLGDRLNHKPHELSGGQQQRVAVARALLTRPEVVFGDEPTGNLDSRTGAEVLSLMRTSTREMGQTIIMVTHDPVAASYADTVLLMKDGIIVGSIQEPTVATVTEALASLAE